In the Treponema maltophilum ATCC 51939 genome, AAGCGCCGCTTGTATTTTTGTGCCTGCTTTTGACGCTTTCGGGCTGCTCTTCGTGGAAAAAAGAACAGGGAACCGTACTGCTCGGTTCTTACTATTGGTCGCGGCGCGATTATCAAAAAGCGGCGGCGGCGTTTTTGGCGGCTGCCGCCCGCGCGGAACAGATACACAGCGAAGAACTTTTAAATTATGCGCTGTACGCGCTCGGCGCTTCGTACCTCATGCAGGACGAAAATGCCGCGGCTCTTGCAAAATTCGATCAAGTCGCGCCCGATGCGCCGGATCCGCTTTTGTACGCGCTGCGCTACAATAAAGGAATTATCGCGTACCGCGCCGGAGATTTTGCCGCCGCCGCCGATTGCTTTAAAAGCGCCCTTGCCGTCGACGGAACAAGCCTCGACGCAAAGGTAAACCTCGAATTAAGTCTTCAACAAAAACACTTAAAGCCGAAAAGCGCCATTCGGGAACTTGTTCCCGCCCAAACGCAAAGCGCGCCGCCGGGCGCCGAAGACGCCGTATTTTCGCTTATCAGGGAGAACGATAAAAAAAGATGGAAAAGTCAATACGCGGAACCCGCGCAAAACGAAACAATCGATTATTGAATTTGTTGAATTCCGCGCCGCTTTTAGCCGGCCTTTGCGCCGCCTGCATATTTCCTTTGCCTGCGCAATCCGTGCAGAATGAATCTCTACGGTTTGTTTTGCGCGATTCGTCCGCCTCGCCAAACGCTTCGGATACTTCAAACGTTTCGAACGGCAGTATTCCGAAAGGCGGCGTACAAAAAGGCGAAGACTGCGTTTTTGAGCTGGCGCTTCCCGGAATTCCGCCTTCCGCCGTATCGGTGCGCTTTGCCGCCCTTCCTTCCGGAACCGAATTCCGCGGATCGGAAAAAAGGGAACTTTTTGCTTCCGGCGATAACAGGCAGGGCGGCAGCGCCGGCCGTGAAAGCGGTACGGACAGCGGACGGGGCAGCGCCGGCGCTCAGAGGGGCACTCTTTTTGAATACACCGTCCGCTTTCGCGAAACGGGTGCTTTTTCGCTTTTGCCCGCACGAGTATCGTTCGGCGGAAAAACCGTCACCGTTCCCTTTGAGCGTGTCGACGTGTACGAAAACCCTTATCTTCTTGTACCCGAATTCTTTTTTGTCGTTGACGGACAGGCGCGTGCGGGCGAGCCGCTGACAATCCGTCTTACGGGGCGTTTTTTTGAAAAAGTCGAATCGATCGATTGGGAGGTGCCTGAGCGAGGCTTGTTTGAAAAAATCGGCGAAAAAACAAACCTTCCGTCTACGGCCGAAAATTTTACCGCCGATACCGAAATTGCCCAATTCGTTTATACGCCTTTTTTTGAAGGAAAGGAAAAATTGCCGGCCGTCAGCGTCAAAGCGCGTGCATACGACGGACAGCCGTATACGATTGCCGTCGCCGATTTTGAATTGACCGTACTTCCGAAAAAAAACATGTCTGCAAAACGGGCTCGGCAAAGTTCCGCCGCGTTGTCTGCAGTGAATTCGTCCGGGACTTCCGCTCCCGCAGCGAGCGCGGTGTCTGTGTCCGCGGCGAGCGCTTCTTCGTCTGAAGAAAAAAATAAGGAGCGGGAAGCTCTTGCCCGGCGCGTGGCCGATCTTCGCAAAAAAGAACGCACTGCGATTTTTGTGTGGCCGGTGCGCACCGAACGGAAACATCTTGAACGCGAAGCCTCTTTGCAAAACCCGGATGAGCCGTCGCTTGTTTGGACGTTTTTGTGTGCCGGAATCCTCGTTGTATCGCTCATCGTTTTATACGCTCTTTTTGTGCGCCGTCATAAAATCGGCGGACGTTTTGTTTTTTTTGCCGTGTTCTGTCTTGCGCTGCAAATCGCGTGCGTCTTTGTACTTATAAAAAACGTTCCCGAATCGGCGCGCGGCGCCGTTATTACAAGGTCTGCGCCGCTTCGCACCATCCCCGAGCCGGATGCAAAGGGCACGATAAGCTTAACGGCCGGGATGCGTTTAAAAGTGCTACGCGCAAGCGGCGCTTGGTACCTCGTATCCGTGTCCGGCGGGCACAGCGGCTGGATATTAAAAGACGAATGTATTATTATTGAATAAGAATAATGCCGGCAGTGAATATTGTCGGAATTAAGGACGGCGCGGCGTGGATTTTGCGGACATATTAAAAGAATGGGAAGAAGGACAAAAAAAGAGCCGCCCGCATAAATTGTCCGAAGCGGTTCGCAGCACGGGGCAAAAAACGCAGTCAAGCCGGTGTGCGGATTCCGCGCGGAATGAATCGTCAGTGCACCGCAGGAGCGGCGAAAACGAAGTCCGCGTAAATCCGATGGATTTTTGGCTGCGCCGCTACGGCGTTTTCGACAAAGACAAAGATTTCGAACGTGCCGAAAATAAACGGAAGTACACAAGCGCCGCCGAACTGAAAAATCTTCCGGTCGAAGCGCAGATCGATTTGCACGGTCTTACGAGAGAAGAAGCGTGGAGCCGCCTCGGAGCCTTTATAAGCGAATGCAGTTCGCGGCGTTTAAAAAAAGTGCTCATCGTGCACGGCAAGGGCAATCATTCCGAAGAAGAACCCGTTTTAAAAAACCTTGTGCGGTCTTTTATTGAACGGGATAAAAGACTCGGCACTTCCGGACATCCGGGCGGAGTTGACGGCGGCAGCGGCGCAACGTGGGTAATAATCCGCGCCAACCTCTCCCTTCTTTCTCAATAACAGGCGGTCTTTTTTTGTCTTTTCGCTTGTAACATTTGCGTATCTGCGGTATTTTATAGGCAAAGATTCGGACAAAAATTATGGATGATTTATACACGGTGCTGGGCGTGAGCAAAAACGCATCGGCCGACGAAATAAAAAAAGCATATCGCGACGCGGCCTTTAAATATCATCCCGACCGCAATCCGGGGAACGCGGCGGCGGAAGAAAAATTCAAAAAACTGAGCGCCGCGTATTCCGTTTTGGGCGATGAAAAAAAGCGTGCGGATTACGATCGTTTCGGTTCGGCAGATGCATACGCGCAGTCGGCATACAATCAATCGGCGTACAACGGCGGATTTTACGGTACGAACGGCCACGGCTTTAACGAAGACAATCCTTTCGGTTTTGATTTTTGGTCGTGGTACGAGCAGGCGCAAAAAGAGGCGTCAAGTCAAAACCGAAGCTCTTTTTACCGCTATTCCTATACGGAAGAAAATGACGGTCAAACGCACAAAAAAGACGTGTTTGCCGTACTTTTGCGTCATATACTCAGCTTCGGCGCCGGACTTTTGTTTTTCCGCTATTCGATTATACTTTTGCCCTTCGGCCCGATTCTATGCCTTGCGGCCGTTGTAAACGGCTTTGTCGGCATAGTGCGTTCGCTTAAAATACTTTTTTCGTTTGACAAACGCTGAGCGCGTTGGAAACGGCGGCATCTCGGAAAAACACTAAAGGCGGGTTTTTCGGGATGTCCTTTTATCTTTCGCGGAAAATAATTCTGCCCCGATTTAAATCATAGGGCGATAGGGCGACTTTTACGCTGTCGCCGGGAACGATACGGATGTAGTGTTTGCGCATCTTTCCCGATAAATGCGCAAGAATGATGTGTTTGTTTTGTAATTCTACGCGGAACATTGTATTCGGCAACGCTTCTTTTACAATTCCTTCAACTTCAATTGCTTCTTCCTTAGCCACAATTCCTCCAAAATCGACATACGAATTCTTTTCGGCAAAAAACGCCCAAAAAAGATAAAAAAAATTTGCCTTTTTACGAATTCATGCATATAATTCTATGAGTAAATCTACATGTTGTCAACTATGGGAGTTTTGTAATGGAAAAAGAATTTACCGAAAAGATGAAGCAATCTCTTTTGGATTTAAAAAAACAGATTATCGACCAGCTCATGGCTAACAGCAGCGACTTTCGGCAAATCGTCGAAAGCATGGAAGCCAAGGATGTTATAGATATTGCATCCGACGATATCGACCGCAAAATGCTCGACGCCGTCGGGTCAAAAGACGTAAACCGCTTAAAGCTCATCGATTCGGCTTTGACGCGCATCGAGCAGGGCAAATACGGCTTGTGCATGAAGTGCGGCAAAAAGATTCCGAAGGAGCGCTTAAAAGCGATTCCGTATGCGCTTTTATGCATCGACTGCAAAACCGCCGACGAAAAACGCAAACGTTCGGAATAGTTTTATCCGATGCCGACTTCCGGCCGGGATTTATACGGCGGCAGGAATTTCCCGGTGCAGCCATTTTCCGCCGCTTAAATACCACAGTTCTTTATAGCCTGCGCTGCGCGCGGCGTTCAGTCCGTCGGCAAAATGATCGGTGAGGGTTGTGCTTTTGTGGCTGTCGGAATTGAGCATAATCGGCGCATCGTAGGATTTTAAAAGCGACAAAAAATCGGCCGAAGGGTAGGGGCTTGTCATGCCGGCACGGCTCATACCGCCGGTATTTATTTCGGTGACTTTGCCGCTGTGCGCAATCGTTTTTGCCGTTTCTTTCAGCTCGCGGCGGTACCAGCTTTCATTTTCGTCAAAAAGGCGTAAGACGCCGTTGCGCTTGCGGACAAGGTCGGCGTGCCCGATGATATCGAAATCGCAATTGCGTATCATGTCGCGCTCAAGGGCAAAATAGGTTTGCACGGCCTTTTTTGCGTTCCCGTTAAAAAAGCGGTCGATTCCGTTTTGCACTTCATCGGCTCCCTGATCGACGGCAAAAAATTCCGGCACAGGGTGTTTTTGCCGTATATCGGAAAAAATATAGTGCACCGAGCCGATAATGAAGTCCGGCTTAAACTGAGCATACAAAGTTTTGTCGGGAGAGGTGATGCCGCTTATGTATTCGGCTTCGGTGCCGGCAAGAATTTCGAGTGCGGGCGCTTCTTTTTGTGCAAGCTCGCGCACGGCGTTAAAATACGATGCGCAGTCGTTCGGGGCGATCTGGCAGTCCATGCAAAACGGCCAGGCCATGTGCGACGAAAAACCAAGCACCGAAAGTTTTTGCGCTTTTGCCGCCGCGACGATTTCTTCGAGCGTGCTTTGTCCGTCGCAAAAAACGGAGTGCGTGTGATAGTTGGTTAAAAGATACATGGAACTCCTTTCAAAAATTCCGCGCAATCATATGCAGCAGCCTTACCAATCGGCTTGCAGCCGTTTTGCCGCTTTTTTAAAATCGCCAAGGGCGGTTTCCGCGCGCTGCAGTATTGCGCGGGAAGCGTCGACATCGGCTTTTAAAGCGGCGTCTTCCAAATCTTTTCCCGTCTGAGCCAAAAAGGTGAGGCCGAGCTCGGCCGAACTTGACCTTATGCACGAGCCGATGTTGCGCAGCCGTGAAAATTCTTTTTTGCTGCAACAATCGTATGCCCGCCGCACAAGATGTCCGTTTAGGAAAAGGCAGCGCTCTACAAGTTCGGCGGCCTTTGCCTTGTCGCGATTCGCTTTGTTCTCGAAGACGGAAGTATCCCAAAAAGCTTTTGCCGGATCCGGCGCTTGTTGCGGTTCGGCCTTTTTTTCGCGCAGGCGTTTTTCCCATTTTTTAAAAATCGCTTCGATGCTTTTGCGCTTAAACGGTTTGGTTAAAATATCGTCTATGCCGTTTTCCAAGTACAGGTTAAAGTCGTCCGCGTCGGTATTTGCCGTGCACGCGATGATAAGTCCCTTATAGCCGCCTTCGCGTATTTCGATTGTCGCCTGCAGCCCCGTTTTTATCGGCATTAAAATATCCATAAAAATCAAATCGACTTCGGGGTGTTCTTTTATGCAGTCGGCCGCTTCCTGTCCGTTTGCCGCCGTCAGCACTTTCGCTCCGAACTGCGTTATAAACGTTTGTATGAGTTTTTGATTTATCGGATGATCTTCGGCCGCCAAAACCGTAAGACCCGAAGCCGAAAACCCGTCTTCCGTTTCCGACGGTTCGACGACTTCCAAATCGAGCGGCGTATCGAAATGGTCGAGCAGCACTTTTTTGAGCATATTGAATTTGATCGGTTTATATAAATAGCCGTTGAACCAATCGAGCAGCTTCATTTTCGCTTCACCGCCCATCTGCCCTTCGGGAACCATCAAATACAGTTTGGTGTCGTTTATGCTCGTATCGTTGTTGATTTCGGTTGCAAGGTACCAGCCGTCCATCTTCGGCATAAGCATGTCGATAAACACCAACGAATACGGCTTGCCTTCCGAAGCGGATTTTCTCATGCATCCGAGCGCTTCTTCGCCCGACGAAGCGGTATCTATGTGTTCGATATTGAAAAGCCGCAATTTGGTGCACAAACTTTTTAAAGCAAGTCGATTGTCGTCAACAAGCAAAATGGACACGTTTTCCGGAATGTCCGGCAGCGCGGAAAAATACCGGCTTTCGTTAAAAAAAGACGCCGCTTCATCCGGCGCCGGATATTCGGCCGGAACGGTAAACCAAAATACGGAACCGCCTGAAGGGTTCGGCCTCATGCCGATTTGTCCGTGCATTGCGGCGACCAAACTTTTCGATATGGAAAGCCCCAACCCGGTGCCGCCGTACCTGCGCGTTGTCGAAAGATCGGCTTGGTAAAAATTCTTAAATAAGTTTTTTTGTTTTTCTGCGGGAATTCCTATGCCCGAATCTTCAACTTCAAAAAGCAGCTGCCGGCCGTTTTCTTCTTCGACTTGCGACAAGCGTATGCGTATGTAGCCGTGCGCGGTAAATTTTACCGCATTTTTTATAAAATTCAGCAAAACCTGCTGAATACGCACCGGGTCTCCCTTTATAACCGGCGGCATGCGGTAATCGATATCGGTAACGATTTCCAAGCCGCGGTTGTGCGCTTCGATGCAGATGACGTCGACGGTTTGTTCGGTAAGATCGATGAGGTTCATCGCTATTTTTTCTATGGCAAATTTTCCTGATTGGATTTTCGTAAAGTCCAAAATATTGTTTGCCAAAGACAGCAAAATGTCCGCACCGAACTGTATTTGGCGCGCGTATTCGGTTTGTTCGGAATCCAGTTTGGTTTGCTGTAAAAGTTCCAAGGTACCGATGATGGTTTGAATCGGCGTGCGAATTTCGTGAATCGCGTTTGCAAGAAATTGACTGTCGGCCGCGTTATCGCTTTTCGAATCTTTCATAGCCTATATCCTGGTATTCAAAACCTCCAAAACCTTTTGAATAAATGCCTCCGGTTTCATCGGCTTTACCAGATATGCTTTTGCACCCAAACTCAACGCCTGCATAACGGACGTTTTTTGCGCGGTCGAAGAATATATGATGACGGGGCTGGGGTAGCGCTTTGCCTGCAAATTGGCAAGAATGTCGAAACCCGAAATTCCCGGCATAAAGATATCCAAAATAACGATGTCGTATATTTTTTGGTTTGCGGCGGCAAGGAATTTCGAGCCGGAATCGAACATGTCCGTGCTGCTGTTCAAAGAAGAAAACGCTTTTTCGAGAATCTTCCGTGTAATCGGATCGTCGTCGACTATCGCCGCTTGCAGTTTTTGCGCTTTTGCGTTCGGGTCGTTCGTATTTAAAACGCCGCTTTCGGAGAAAAACCGCATTTCCACCGTACCTTCGTTCGCCGCCTCGGTTGTACTCAAAATGTCTTCGTTTATTATGTCGGCGATGTTGCCCGGCGATTCCCGATTCACGAGCGTTTTGAGCACCTGCGACAATTCTTCGGCAACTTCGATTCCTCTGAATTCTTCGTGCCCGTCTATAAAATCGCGTATAAAAGGATCGGTAGACAATATTTTGATGTTTTTACGCTGAATGCGCGAATCGGAGGAAACATTATGCAAAAGAAGTTCCACATTCACGGCATCCATAAAGGTCAGCGTCAAATTGCTTATCATCAATACGATTTTGGGTGAAGTCAGTTTGTTCGCTTCGATCATTTCGTCGATTTTATATTTGAGCAAAGAAAGTTTGTCTCTGTTCAGCGCTTGCGCGATTTCGATAAATATGATGTTTTTATTTAAATGAAGTTCCATAATGGAAGGCGTCGTGTCTATCGAAAGGGGCGTGCGCAGCGTTTGCCCGATAAACTCGAAAAAAATGTCGAATTTAATCGGCTTGTTAAAATATTTTATTACCTGATAGGTGGGCAGTTTTGCAAGCACCTCCCGCGACGGATCGGGGCCGGTCAGTATTATCGGAATCGAAAACGCGTTCGGATCCGCGCGCTTTTTTTCAAAAAAATCGGTCAGGTCGTCGATGCTTTCGGATACATCTATAATGATAAGGTCGGGCAGCAACGAAACCGTTTTGGCGAACGCGTCGCCCCTTTTGCCCAGCGTTTCCACGCCGATTTTTTCCGAGGTAAGCTTTTCCTTAAAGAACTCGCGGAACAGCGGCGGCGTATCTATAAGCAACACCTGTTTCATACGTATACATTTTATCGCAAAAGGTTTATTATTACAAGACAATGTGCGAAGCCCTAAGCGTTATTTGGAAGATGGTATGGGAATTGCGCCTCCGTGTGCAATTCCCATCGCGAGTTTGGCTTCACCAAACTCGGAAACGTATTGCTTTTACTGCCATCCGTGGCCGTGCCCAAGTTCGCGGCTCAAATGGCGCCGGATTCCAAAGGCCGGCGAGGCCTTTGGCAGTGCGGGTTTGAAAATCGTACATCCGTGTACGATTTTCAACGCGAGTTTTTACAAAGCCTAACGGCTTTGCAAAAACGTCGATTCCATACAGCTTTCCCGGCATCCATGCCGGAACAATAGCTGTAAGTCGGGATTCTTAAGGGCGATAGCCCTTAAGCGTTATTTGGAAGATGGAAGGGGTTTTAGGGGAAGGAAGAAACTTTTAGTCGCAAAAGTGTCTTCCTTCCCCTAAGAAAAGGAGTTTTTATGACTTGTGTTGTTTTATTGGCTGAAGGTTTTGAAGAAACCGAAGCGATCGTTCCCGCCGATATTTTGCGCCGAGCGGGCGTCGATGTGCGTTTGGCCGGCGTTTCCAACGGTTCGCTGTTAATTCCGGGTGCGCACGGTATTAAGGTAATGGCCGACGTAAGCTGCGCCGAACTTGCCGGCGAAGTAAAAAACGGCACGCTTCCCGATGCGGTGTTTTGTCCGGGAGGAATGCCGGGCAGTACGAATTTGGCACAAAACGCCGATGTCGCCTTTGTGCTTAAAGAAGCGCAGCGTCATAAGCGCATTATCGCGGCGATATGCGCCGCTCCGGCCGTCGTGCTTGCGCCGCTGGGCTTATTGGACGGGAAAACGTTTACCTGCTATCCGGGAATGGAAAATCTTACGAAATACGCGCCGGCTGCAAAACCCGAAGGCTTTGCAGCGGAAAAAGTCGTGCGTTCCGGTACCCTCGTAACATCGCGCGGGCCGGCAACCGCTTCGGATTTGGGCTTTGCATTGGCGGCCATGCTCACGGATGAAAAAACGGCCGCCGAAGTGCAAAAAGGCATGCTTTTTGCTTAAAAACGCATAAAATTACCGGGGCAGCGCAAGAATGCGTTTAAGCTCCGGATTTTTTTCCAA is a window encoding:
- a CDS encoding SH3 domain-containing protein, which encodes MEKSIRGTRAKRNNRLLNLLNSAPLLAGLCAACIFPLPAQSVQNESLRFVLRDSSASPNASDTSNVSNGSIPKGGVQKGEDCVFELALPGIPPSAVSVRFAALPSGTEFRGSEKRELFASGDNRQGGSAGRESGTDSGRGSAGAQRGTLFEYTVRFRETGAFSLLPARVSFGGKTVTVPFERVDVYENPYLLVPEFFFVVDGQARAGEPLTIRLTGRFFEKVESIDWEVPERGLFEKIGEKTNLPSTAENFTADTEIAQFVYTPFFEGKEKLPAVSVKARAYDGQPYTIAVADFELTVLPKKNMSAKRARQSSAALSAVNSSGTSAPAASAVSVSAASASSSEEKNKEREALARRVADLRKKERTAIFVWPVRTERKHLEREASLQNPDEPSLVWTFLCAGILVVSLIVLYALFVRRHKIGGRFVFFAVFCLALQIACVFVLIKNVPESARGAVITRSAPLRTIPEPDAKGTISLTAGMRLKVLRASGAWYLVSVSGGHSGWILKDECIIIE
- a CDS encoding Smr/MutS family protein, whose product is MDFADILKEWEEGQKKSRPHKLSEAVRSTGQKTQSSRCADSARNESSVHRRSGENEVRVNPMDFWLRRYGVFDKDKDFERAENKRKYTSAAELKNLPVEAQIDLHGLTREEAWSRLGAFISECSSRRLKKVLIVHGKGNHSEEEPVLKNLVRSFIERDKRLGTSGHPGGVDGGSGATWVIIRANLSLLSQ
- a CDS encoding DnaJ domain-containing protein yields the protein MDDLYTVLGVSKNASADEIKKAYRDAAFKYHPDRNPGNAAAEEKFKKLSAAYSVLGDEKKRADYDRFGSADAYAQSAYNQSAYNGGFYGTNGHGFNEDNPFGFDFWSWYEQAQKEASSQNRSSFYRYSYTEENDGQTHKKDVFAVLLRHILSFGAGLLFFRYSIILLPFGPILCLAAVVNGFVGIVRSLKILFSFDKR
- the infA gene encoding translation initiation factor IF-1 gives rise to the protein MAKEEAIEVEGIVKEALPNTMFRVELQNKHIILAHLSGKMRKHYIRIVPGDSVKVALSPYDLNRGRIIFRER
- a CDS encoding TraR/DksA family transcriptional regulator, which gives rise to MEKEFTEKMKQSLLDLKKQIIDQLMANSSDFRQIVESMEAKDVIDIASDDIDRKMLDAVGSKDVNRLKLIDSALTRIEQGKYGLCMKCGKKIPKERLKAIPYALLCIDCKTADEKRKRSE
- a CDS encoding histidinol-phosphatase yields the protein MYLLTNYHTHSVFCDGQSTLEEIVAAAKAQKLSVLGFSSHMAWPFCMDCQIAPNDCASYFNAVRELAQKEAPALEILAGTEAEYISGITSPDKTLYAQFKPDFIIGSVHYIFSDIRQKHPVPEFFAVDQGADEVQNGIDRFFNGNAKKAVQTYFALERDMIRNCDFDIIGHADLVRKRNGVLRLFDENESWYRRELKETAKTIAHSGKVTEINTGGMSRAGMTSPYPSADFLSLLKSYDAPIMLNSDSHKSTTLTDHFADGLNAARSAGYKELWYLSGGKWLHREIPAAV
- a CDS encoding response regulator codes for the protein MKDSKSDNAADSQFLANAIHEIRTPIQTIIGTLELLQQTKLDSEQTEYARQIQFGADILLSLANNILDFTKIQSGKFAIEKIAMNLIDLTEQTVDVICIEAHNRGLEIVTDIDYRMPPVIKGDPVRIQQVLLNFIKNAVKFTAHGYIRIRLSQVEEENGRQLLFEVEDSGIGIPAEKQKNLFKNFYQADLSTTRRYGGTGLGLSISKSLVAAMHGQIGMRPNPSGGSVFWFTVPAEYPAPDEAASFFNESRYFSALPDIPENVSILLVDDNRLALKSLCTKLRLFNIEHIDTASSGEEALGCMRKSASEGKPYSLVFIDMLMPKMDGWYLATEINNDTSINDTKLYLMVPEGQMGGEAKMKLLDWFNGYLYKPIKFNMLKKVLLDHFDTPLDLEVVEPSETEDGFSASGLTVLAAEDHPINQKLIQTFITQFGAKVLTAANGQEAADCIKEHPEVDLIFMDILMPIKTGLQATIEIREGGYKGLIIACTANTDADDFNLYLENGIDDILTKPFKRKSIEAIFKKWEKRLREKKAEPQQAPDPAKAFWDTSVFENKANRDKAKAAELVERCLFLNGHLVRRAYDCCSKKEFSRLRNIGSCIRSSSAELGLTFLAQTGKDLEDAALKADVDASRAILQRAETALGDFKKAAKRLQADW
- a CDS encoding response regulator, which produces MKQVLLIDTPPLFREFFKEKLTSEKIGVETLGKRGDAFAKTVSLLPDLIIIDVSESIDDLTDFFEKKRADPNAFSIPIILTGPDPSREVLAKLPTYQVIKYFNKPIKFDIFFEFIGQTLRTPLSIDTTPSIMELHLNKNIIFIEIAQALNRDKLSLLKYKIDEMIEANKLTSPKIVLMISNLTLTFMDAVNVELLLHNVSSDSRIQRKNIKILSTDPFIRDFIDGHEEFRGIEVAEELSQVLKTLVNRESPGNIADIINEDILSTTEAANEGTVEMRFFSESGVLNTNDPNAKAQKLQAAIVDDDPITRKILEKAFSSLNSSTDMFDSGSKFLAAANQKIYDIVILDIFMPGISGFDILANLQAKRYPSPVIIYSSTAQKTSVMQALSLGAKAYLVKPMKPEAFIQKVLEVLNTRI
- a CDS encoding DJ-1 family glyoxalase III, whose product is MTCVVLLAEGFEETEAIVPADILRRAGVDVRLAGVSNGSLLIPGAHGIKVMADVSCAELAGEVKNGTLPDAVFCPGGMPGSTNLAQNADVAFVLKEAQRHKRIIAAICAAPAVVLAPLGLLDGKTFTCYPGMENLTKYAPAAKPEGFAAEKVVRSGTLVTSRGPATASDLGFALAAMLTDEKTAAEVQKGMLFA